One part of the bacterium (Candidatus Blackallbacteria) CG13_big_fil_rev_8_21_14_2_50_49_14 genome encodes these proteins:
- a CDS encoding coproporphyrinogen III oxidase (catalyzes the oxygen-independent formation of protoporphyrinogen-IX from coproporphyrinogen-III): protein MTLPARGLYLHLPFCLRKCRYCDFTVRVLQKRTQITRYLEALGHELKALGQIPQTLETLYLGGGTPSLLNQAELSVLIAALRQHLDLSQIKEWTLEVNPETGSKAYFEFCRTQGINRISLGIQSFNPAELEACGRSHRLEDIQTCLQALRESGFENISFDLIFGLPGQNLASWQNTLEQALNHRPSHLSLYGLEVHAGTEFGWLEQKQRLSRPHEDEEVAMYQWACERLQQAGYDHYEIANWALPGKASQHNQLYWLAAPVLAAGVGAHGYWQNRRYANSEDLLHYYAQIENGHWAWEHTPVQSPQEAAAERIMLGLRLLQTGLDAQRFEADFGLPLTQASPELLALQAEGRLFCEQGHWKLAPESVMLSNEIFAQLLEPRL from the coding sequence ATGACCCTCCCCGCCCGTGGGCTTTACCTGCATCTGCCTTTTTGTTTGCGCAAATGCCGCTATTGTGATTTTACCGTGCGGGTTTTGCAGAAACGCACCCAAATCACCCGCTATCTGGAAGCCCTCGGACACGAACTCAAGGCCTTGGGCCAAATTCCACAGACCCTTGAAACGCTCTATCTGGGAGGAGGCACCCCCTCCCTGCTCAATCAGGCAGAATTGTCAGTGCTGATCGCCGCCCTGCGCCAGCATCTCGATCTCAGCCAGATCAAAGAATGGACCCTTGAGGTCAACCCCGAAACTGGCTCAAAAGCTTATTTTGAATTCTGTCGGACCCAGGGCATCAACCGCATCAGCCTGGGTATTCAAAGCTTCAACCCCGCTGAGCTGGAAGCCTGTGGGCGCAGCCACCGCCTTGAAGATATTCAAACCTGCCTGCAGGCTTTGCGTGAGAGTGGCTTTGAAAATATCAGCTTTGATCTGATCTTTGGCCTGCCAGGCCAAAATTTGGCAAGCTGGCAAAATACCCTGGAACAGGCCCTGAACCATCGGCCCAGCCATCTTTCACTCTATGGGCTGGAAGTGCATGCTGGCACAGAATTTGGCTGGTTGGAACAAAAGCAAAGGCTGAGCCGCCCCCACGAGGACGAAGAAGTGGCCATGTACCAATGGGCCTGTGAACGGCTGCAACAGGCAGGGTATGATCACTATGAAATTGCCAATTGGGCCTTGCCCGGCAAAGCCTCACAGCACAATCAACTCTATTGGCTGGCAGCCCCTGTGCTGGCCGCCGGAGTGGGCGCACATGGCTACTGGCAAAACAGGCGCTATGCCAATTCAGAGGATCTGCTGCACTATTATGCACAGATTGAAAACGGGCACTGGGCCTGGGAACACACCCCAGTACAAAGCCCCCAGGAAGCTGCCGCCGAACGGATCATGCTCGGCCTGCGTTTGCTGCAGACCGGGCTGGATGCCCAGCGCTTTGAAGCGGATTTTGGCCTGCCCCTGACCCAAGCCAGCCCTGAACTGCTGGCTTTGCAAGCAGAAGGGCGCCTGTTCTGCGAGCAGGGCCATTGGAAGCTCGCGCCTGAGAGTGTGATGCTCAGCAATGAGATTTTTGCACAGTTGCTTGAGCCTCGGCTCTGA